A window of Rhododendron vialii isolate Sample 1 chromosome 11a, ASM3025357v1 genomic DNA:
ctaggtattcaaacctaatgctttgataccaagttgtcacgccctcgattttcaacataaattaacaataccatttgaaatacaaagtcctcacaatcgtacgtacaataccccaaaatacaatacagtTTCCGATTCCATAAATTGGTCTACAAATACAATCTTTCAAAGtaggaatttcataacaaagtcgtttgttaaacaagaaaaataaagtgctctccaaaatagctttaatcgataatgtcagcatgcactccaagtactccatgaccatgaccatgacctgcaatgaacctgaaatggtaggttgagcaaacacgtgcccagtagagaaatctacacaactattatatacgaatgggatgacaggtggaatgaataacaaaagcaaggtacggtatctcaaatgatgaaacgaaacacaactagtaattttcccaaggtcgaagacataaatgaagtaccgtgactacacaccaaaactctaattcaacCACGAGGACTTACTATCTATATGATTTTCTCATGACTGCCACTGTCCCTCATATCACTTCGAATCACCAATCCGATATCTTGACTTATGAAACTATCGTAATCAAAGAACCGCAACACCAATGTCTTTCGTATCACTTACTTACACTTTCACAATGATAGCCCATTTCCATTCACATCGTGTCACAATTTCCTCATCATTCTGTATCATGAGcaaaagctcctgccaggccaaTTAAGAAATCCCGATACTCCCCACTAGTTTCGTCCTCACTGATGGAACTAATTCAAGTCACACATCAAaggtcaccataccacaattccttcgatacactttacaatttagccattcattccagtcacatataatgaattcacaacgaaaacttattcacataaaagtagtacagataatttcatctcaatcaactcgcaATCGTTACGTTAGTaatttctcatcaccatacaagcactcacacaTCAAAAGATAAACTCTCATAGCGAGTTCATGGACTTCCACCTTGCAACTCGCAAAATCgtataagttacgcaagaggtgtaccacatatcaaacacaaggAATTGTCTCGGGTATCCATGCTTAGCATTGTTTAACTCAAGAAGAATTCTATGTGTTCGTTTTTCACttcgcatgtcaacacatacaacaTTTGGCCACCTATActccttatattctctaaaccctcgtttcggtgtcaaacgactcatacggaacccaacgaccactaccAAGCATTTAGTATACTactagcctcgtcaaaccattcaactagtactcaggggaacctaagaacacccatgtttcacccaaacgattctaaggaaaaaggatttcccaacgtatacgaatatatctatcttattttggctgccaaatcttatcggttaagaattgggagatgagaccaccaccattggaaagtacattttcggtacatgaattttgatataaaatttgcccaaaacagagttcggatgaaaaagttatgcccgttcgaagttttgccaaaatgctgaatttttcatttcctaccggtaggacacattttcctaccggtaggggaccacaatttcacgaaaatgacattactggacagcttttgtaccggtagggccaaaactcctaccggtaggacatgGGTTTTCACTGCATGATTTTCAGACTCCACCAGAACATTTTTAACAACGAAAACAACGATCTagggcacgattcaaacaccaaatcaacacatacacacataatagaagtgagaaatccctacctcatgggttttgagcaaaatccgAGCCTTTGACCGAGTCAACCAAGCTCTaacgaggtccgatcatgaattttcttggatatttggaAAGCTCGTGCTCCgtataacaactttaattctctggccttgtccggaatcacaccctaagtagatgaaatcgaagagagaagagaagagggagtttttcggaggagaggaggagagagagatagccgagagagaaaaagagagaaaaaaaaatgggagaaatgattctcctggggaaattattggcatggggattaatcccatgctcccaccccccacacacacatgtgcacctctcgcacaattaccgttatatcctcccacgaagatgtcacaccgaatatccgcACCGTCTATCTCAACGAGCCGtacgattgcaaaagaaaaaatatagtctcaaaaatacgggtctctacattaaTTGTCCCATAGGTTTTATGAAATAAATTgaaattcacatttttttcatACCATGATAAACTTCACGTAGCCTGCCCTTATTATTCGAATTAAATTAAAGTGTCAGTTCCTATTCGGACCACACACGactaaaatttcaaaagttaGGATTTTACAAAACAGTTGGTGTCAACGAGTTCTCCCAATGTAATCAAGTGTAACTGATTTTGCAGAGATGGCCTTGGGTTTGACAGCTTCCTAGCAACATGTTGCATGGTTGGTCGACATAGTGGTCTAGCATTCAGACATTCAAATGCTACTTTTGCAGCAACCACTACTTGTTCTGCCACTCCATTTGTAGAAGGCGGGAGGCGTTTGTGTAACACATCCTTCAATAAAATCCTATTTCCAATTGATAATGAGGATGAGGACAACGAAGATGATGCTAGAGACGAGAGAATATCACCCGGATGCTCCCCCATAATCACTTCCAGTGTTAGCACCCCAAAACTGTAAACGTCTTACTTCTCATTCACTTCCATTGTATAAGCAAGttctgccaaaaaaaattcccaacagaagaaaataattgataaaaaaagGGGCTCGATGGGGGGAAGAAAGAACCATGCTCTTGCTATTTAAGGCATTGGTTAAGTTTCAAATTTGTGCAGACAATCACTTCTAGTTTTGTGTAGAGTTCATGAAGGAGGAAATAACATAAGCCACATGAATGCCATTGGCAAAACTTTACAAGATAGAAACCTGATTGGGAATAAGAAAGTCATAAAGGAGGTACATGTTTCCAATTACACACTAACAAGACTAAAGTATGACATAGAGTGGgataaatcaaaaaaataagggacCTGTCAGTTCTAGTTATCAAGTTATTACCTTGCTCACTCCCATACGAGAAAACGAGTAAAGCCTCATCATTAATGTTCATAGTTCATGAGACTTGAAGCCTATATACATTTTGTAAATTCAGTGTTTCTGTACATAGAGCAATATATAAGCTGCCCAAAAACTTGCTATATTCTTGATTGtttaaaaactaaaataaaactgCCATGTTAAGGTTGGCTTGAAGATAATAAAAAGGGGAGAATAAAAACTTGCAATAGAGATACATACCAGGAGCAGTATATCCAAAGGTTCCTACAAATGAAGTCCAATTGGTAGAGTCAGGTTTTCTGGTAAATGACCAGTTAACATGTTCTCATCTACTCCCAAATTTCTCAAACGTTGTCCTCTGGTACCATGTCAGTAATTGTCTGATGCAAAGACTTGACTTGGGAGTTCATATTGCTCATTAATTATGCCAAGAAGGCAAGAATGGAGCATCATGCATGAGGGGATGTTCAGCTTTTGCAATATCAGTGAAATCCACCACCACTTTCTTAAACTAATGTCCACATTCTCTTTTGGTGTAAAGTTCTATCCTTAAAATCAGCAAGGAACTCGAAATCCACTACagaagtttttatttattgGAATGAGATtcttaaccaccaactcatctacaagcttaagctattagagagagggacaactttattatttatattttcaacacaccccctcacgtgtagctaAGCTCTCCTCCTTAACATGCCCTCTCACGTATAGCcagactcttttccataaggAGGCTAAACATGCACGTATAAGTTCTAACCATTAGGTAGGCTGTGAGGTTTGAACAGAGGATCTATTGCGTGCTCTAATACCATAtgagattgttaaccaccaactcacctaaaagcttaagttgttagagagggacaactttattatttgtattctCAACCGTTAGTGTCGGAGGTCACAGTAATAACAGGATTCTATGGACTGGACAGAGATAGTATAGCCAGTGCCTTGTTATCCTTGTGCTTATATCAGCAGATTTTTCTATTTCTCCATACAAGTATTTGTTATGTGTACATACACTTAATTTCTTGGAAAGCAATTGCCTACTTGTTAGGTAATTGGGTAATGCCTGATAACAGTGTTTGGAACAACCTGACGGAAAATCGtattcaaaccaaaattttcttatgatcttttttttttcctttctttgaaaATAAAGTGGAGTGTAGTAATAAAGTCGTGGAATTCAAAATAAAGCGTGCCTTCTTAAGATGATTTGTATGTAGCTTGAATTCCTGTCGAAACCTGCATCTAGACTTAGAATCACTAATTAAGATGATTTGTGTTGTTattgattttatttgattttagtaCTAAATACTGCCGGCGTGTTTTATTGTCATTTTTAATACTTCTGCTTGACAATTTCAATCCAAACATTGAGTTTCTTCGGTGTCCATACATAAGtcctttgtttcctttttaCTGGTTTTTTTTATAGTCGGCCTTTCAATCCGGTATTAGAATTTAATTTAGTAATTAAGAATATTTAAGAGCATTTTACTTGATGAGATCATTAACTCAAACTTTCAACTTTTTATCTTTATGACAGTAACTTATGTATGAGAGATTGGGATATACATTAGAGAAAGAGAGGGTGGGATGAATTCTAGGTTGCAACTAGCAAATTAGATATATGATAAAACCTAGAGGGGTGAATAGGTTTGATTCCTGTAATAagacaattttttcttttcaaagaaGCTTGATTAGCAAATCAAACGGataatcaaaaaaatgaaagtactaaaaaataaatatgagaaGAGACTGAGGatttttatagtggttcggctAATTGCTTAGTCCACTCTTTAGTGATTGTTTCCCTTGAACAATCACCGGCATCCACCATGTTCTCAGAACTTACAACAGGGTTGGATTTTATAGGAGCCAACACCCCTTCACAATATATACTTCTTTTGGTACACACAGACCATGACACTTCATAGACTCAGTGGTACACGTAGACCATAACTCAGGTACACGCAGACCTGATTTCACCATTCCAATTGATACACACAGACCAGTTCCTCAAACTCTTGGCATACTCACACCTAGTGAGCATACACTTCTCAAATCAAGCAAGAAACTCAAATCCTAACTGGCAACATTGTGGATTGGATTCTCTCTTTCACAAGGTAGGATAAGTGTGGTGATGATCAATCCTTCTAAGGAAGGGTGATTTACAAGTGTAGGCTCAAACAAATGAGAGTATAAAATTCTACAGTGAAAGCTCTCTCTGAAGTCTGAAGAGGATAAAACTACAGTGTATATATCAGACTTGAATTCTTTGAGTGTTCGAATGAATGAATCCTTTCAAGGCTCTTTCTTCTCAATCAATCTGGCTACCTCTCTGATGAAGACTTGTCCTTTAAATAACAAAGAGTAAAAACCCACAAAGTCTTCTACTGTAAATGACCAACGTTCCAACGTTCATCTCATTTACTCCATGCTTTCTCTTATACGGCTCAACGGTCAGAAGAATTAATGTCTTGATCTCTTTTGAGCTACAAAGTCaataaagcatgtgacaaatcTATGAAGGAAATATATTAGCACATAATCACCATAACCAAGAACATATATttgaaaaagcccaaaaaggaTATTTGCAACTAACTACGTACTGCAAAATCCCCACTTATAGATTTTCAAATCAAGTACACGAGTAATTCAAATTGTGCCGGTATTTTTCAAATTGATAGTGAGAAATAATAAATATAGGTGTGCAAATATAATCCCCATAAAAAGGTTTATGGAAATCAAAGACATATGGCATGGACCCATGTttaaagatgagagagaaagtgaaatAAAACAGAGCAATGTAAAAACTGATTCTCGATATTGGTCTTCACTTTAAGATCCAACAGAGTAATCTGGTTTTCAACAATGGATGACACCATGAAATCCAGAACTGAAGTCCAGAACTTGGACTTTGCAACTGGATGTACAAAGCCATGAGATAGAGGTCCAGAACTTAGACATGAGATTCAGTCTGTGAACTATACTTCTAAATACACGTGGCTAAGAAATATTATACATTCATAAATCATCACAAATTACATCatcttttgaaaattattccaacaaaacatcatcatcaaaatcaaatccCTAACAAGATACTTTGCTCATTGCCAGATGACAAAATGAGCAAGACTCCTCATCAGGAATGATCACTGTTCAAGAGACTTCGTGGCTATGTATAGAGATTTGAAGCTTACCAGATGCATTATTGTTTAGTTAAGATTAGCACTGAATGAGATAGGGAGTTCAAATATAGAGGCAGCAAAAGTACCTACGTGGAGCAGCGTATCCAAAAGTCCCTGCAATTGAAGTCCAATTAGATGAGTCACTCTTCATGACTTTTGCAGTGCCGCAATCAGAGATGTGAGCTACGTACTTTGAATCGATCAAaacattcttgcttgacaagtCTCAAGGAGTGACTGGAGGAAAACGATTGCAGTGCATGTAAGACAACATTTGCCACCTTCAACAACATCCATTCTCCTAATCAAATATAACGACTCTACTGCTTCTTCCTCCAAGCTGAGTATATGTCCCAAGCTTCCTCCATTCAAAACGAGTGCCTCACATCACATGTGAACAAAATCCATAAAGCTTTATAATATTTTCAGGTTGTATCTTTGTTAATGTACCGATCTCACTAGCAAATCCTAAAAGACTCCATCCGATGACACATTAAGTTTCTTCCCAGCAACCATGGGACCATTATGTACGTAGGGCAACTCTATAGACAGTACTCCACCTCTCCCCAACACTGTTTGGCACAGATGTTTCAAGTTCCTTCAATGATGTTTTCATACACTATTTTCCGTAATAGCTTCACATTGCAAACAAATTATCACTGTTAATTGGACTTGGCTCACTCTCTGTGTTCACCAGTTTCTTACAAAAAAGCTacacaaacaaagggaaaaaaaactgtaaaacaCCACTGTAAAATGTAAAATCTAGTATTACATTTGAAACACTGACACTGTATATTTTGGTGTTAAGCGGATGCTAAGAAAAGTTTTGATTTGAAACACTGACACTGTATTTCTTTGGTATATTGATCTACTGTATATACTGGGAAAAATCACCCCTTCATTTCATATCATTTAAATCTTCACCCCAAAATAATTGGCTATTTGACCGTAATAGTTGATTTTAGAACCACAAAGAACTTGTATTTCTTTTCATCTCCATGACaattattttttcaacaaaCATGGTCTATTTTACATCATATCATGTCTATTCAAtatcaacaaagcaaaaaaataaaaagaagaagaaagccgacaaaagaaaagtgaaattgTACAGTCATAGCAAAAACTCACAAGAGCTTAAGTCCAAGGAAACTCAAGAAGTGAAGCTGTTGGCACCAACGAGTTCTCCCAATGTAATCATGTGTAACTGATTTTGCAAAGATGGCCTTGGATTTGACATCGTCCTAGCAACTTGCTGCATCGTTGGTCGAGAAAGCGGTCTAGCATTCAAACATGCAAATGCTACTTTTGCAGCAACCACTATTTGTTCTGCCATTTGATTTGTAGGAGGCAACAGGTGTTGGTCCAACACATCCTTGAATAAAATCCCATGTCCAGTTTTTGATGATGACGACAACGACGAAGATGATGATAGAGACGAGATGAAATCACCCGGATGCTCCCCCATAATCACTTCTAGTGTCAGCACCCCAAAGCTGTAAACGTCGCATTTCTCATTCACTTCCATTGTATATGCAAGTTCTGCGAAAAAATGCCCAGGAGAAgaaaatatttgactaaaaaGGGTGTTTGTTGGGAGGAGGGGGAGAACTATGCTCATGCTACATATCATGCATTGGTGAAGTTGCAAATTTATGCACAGATTCACTTCCGATTTTGTGTAGAGTTCACAAAGGAGGAAATAACATGAGCCACATGAATGCCATTGCCAAAACTAAAGTATGAGAGAGTGGGATAAACCATAGAATATGCTTCCTGTCAATTCCAGTTATCAAAATTAGTACGTTGCTCACTCCCATACGAGAAAACAATAAAAGCCTCATCATGAATGTTCATAATTCTTGAGACTTCGAGCCTTTATGCATTACATATATTCACAGTTCTATCAATATAGAGCAATATATAAGCGGCACAAAAACTTGGTATATTCTTGATTGGTTTAGAAGTAAAATAAAACTACCATGTTAAGGTTGACTTGGAgataaaaaaaggaagaagaaaaacttgCAATGGAGATACATACCAGGAGCAGTGTATCCAAAGGTTCCTGCTAATGAAGTCCAATTTGTAGAGTCAGGTTTCATAAATCTAGCTGTCCCAAAATCAGAGATGTGAGCCACGTACTCAGAGTCGAGCAAAACATTTTTGCTTGACATGTCGCGATGGATGATTGGAGGGGAACAATCATGGTGCATATAAGACAAAGCATCTGCCAAACCTTTAACGACATCGAGTCTCTTGTTCCAATCAAACTCTACTGCTTCTTCCTTTGAGGCCAATACCTTTTGCAAGCTCCCACCTTGCAAGAACTCGTAAACCAAAAACAAGTGTCTTGGATGTGAACAGAACCCATAAAGCTTTACGATGTTATGGTGCTTTATCGCTGTTAATGTACTGATCTCACTCGAAAAGCTCTTTTGATTAACAGAGTTACCATCAGATGATGAGTGAAGTTTCTTCACAGCAACTATTTGACCATTTGGCAGGGCAGCTCTATAAACAGTACCACATCCTCCTTCCCCAATGCAATATTTGGCACTGAAGTTCTTCGTCGCATCAATGATGGTTTCATACATCATTTTCCCATCATAACTCCATATTGAAAACAAATCTTCATTATGTACTTCTCTTGGCTCATTTGTTGTGCTCTTCATTTTCTTACTAAAACACAAGCAAAATCCGAGAACCATGAGGGAAAGAACTAGAAATCCAAAAGTAGGAAGTACAATTAGTATCACCaacttcttttccttctttcttggAACCCCGTCAAGCTCACAGGCCTTCAAACCAGTAGCATTACCACATAAACCTTCATTACCTCTAAGTGCCTCAAATGGAGCCTCTTGGAAAGCTCTAATATGAGGAAGAGGACCCTCTAGATGATTGTAGGATACATCAACTGATGTCAAACTTATCAGATTAACAAAAGAAGATGGTATGGATCCGGAGAGCTCATTGTGGGAGAGATTTAGCATTTCTAACCTTTGTTGTGCTCCAATCTGTTGTGGTATCGTACCAATTAGCAAGTTATCCCCTAGATCAAGACTTTGAAGTCCATGGATTTGACCTAGTTCCAAAGGAATGTTTTCCCCAAGTTTATTATTGCTTAAGCTCAAGTTCAATAGCTTCATGCAACCCCCTAACTCCTGAGGGATTGAGCCACTTAGTTTGTTTCCTACCAAATTTAGAATCTCTAAGTTGGCAAGACGATCGAGTTCTCGAGGAATATTACCTGACAGTTGGTTATCATTCAACCTAAGGTCGAACAATGAAACCAAACTACCAAAATTCTTTGGGATCTCTCCAACTAGATGATTGGAAGATAGATGAATTAGAGATAGTTGAGTTGCATCTACCAATGCAGGCGGTATGCCTCCAGAAATATAATTATTGGACATTTTGAGGCTTTTTAAATTGTTACATTTTCCCCATCTTGGAGATAGTTCACCAAAGAAATTGTTGTCACTCAAATCAATATAATCCAAATTCGGGTATATTCCAAAATCTTCTGATATGTTTCCCGAAAACTGGTTTCCCTCAAGCCTTACCCTGTATAAGCTGCTAcaatttttaaggcttttggggACACGTCCACTGAAATTGTTGTATGAGGCTGTAAAGTTTTCAAGTGATCCACTCAGGCATAGGTTTTCTGGTAAACGACCAGTGAACATGTTATCACCAACTTCAAAAAATGTCAAACGTGTAAGATTGTTCAAGTATGGGGGAATAGATCCAGTAaattggttatcaaaaaaagataaagacACAACAAATTCCAGACTCCCTATAGAACCAGGGATTGAGCCTGTGAGATTGTTCATACTGAGACTGAGATCAACTAGGGACCTTAGCATCCCAACTTCTTCAGGGATCGACCCGGAAAGATGATTGTCATGAAGGTAAAGAATGGTTAAGTTAGCCAAGTTTCCTATAGAAGTAGGGATTGAACCCGTGAGATCATTCGTATTGAGTTCGAGATCAGTGAGGGACCTTAGCATACCAACTTCTTCAGGAATTGACCCggacaaatgatttttgaaaagggacAGTATGGTTAAGTTGACCAATTTCCCTATAGAAGTAGGGATTGAACCCTTGAGATTGTTCATTGACAGATCGAGATTAGTGAGGGATATTAACATCCCAACTTCCTCGGGGATTGACCCGGAAAGATCATTTCGATATAGGTACAGGGTGGTTAAGTTGACCAAGTTCCCTATAGAAGCAGGGATTGCACCCGTGAGACTGTTTGTTGAGAGTATGAGATCAATGAGGGACCTTAGCATCCCAACTTCTTCAGGGATCGACCCGGAAAGATGATTGTCATGAAGGTAAAGAATGGTTAAGTTAGCCAAGTTTCCTATAGAAGTAGGGATTGAACCCGTGAGATCATTCGTATTGAGTTCGAGATCAGTGAGGGACCTTAGCATACCAACTTCTTCAGGAATTGACCCggacaaatgatttttgaaaagggacAGTATGGTTAAGTTGACCAATTTCCTTATGGAAGTAGGGATTGAACCCTTGAGATTGTTCATTGACAGATCGAGATTAGTGAGGGATATTAACATCCCAACTTCCTCAGGGATTGACCCGGAAAGATCATTTCGATATAGGTACAAGGTGGTTAAGTTGACCAAGTTCCCTATAGAAGCAGGGATTGCACCCGTGAGACTGTTTGTTGAGAGTACGAGATCAACGAGGGATGTTAGCATCCCAACTTCCTCAGGGATTGACCCGGAAAGATGATTTTGGTATAGTTGCAGAGTGGTTAAGGTTGCCAAGTTCCCTATAGAAGGAGGGATTGAACCCGTGAGATTGTTTGTGTTGAGTTCAAGATCAATGAGGGACCTTAGCATGCCAAATTCTCCAGGGATCGATCCGGACAAATGATTTTCGTAAAGGTGCAAAGTGGTTAAGTTGACCAAGTTACCCATAGAAGCAGGAATTGAACCAGTGAGATTGTTTGAATTCAAAGTGAGCTCAATAAGAGAAAGGAGCAATCCTATTTCGTAGGGGATGGAGCCACCTATTTGATTTTGGTGCAGCTCTAAGGTCTTCAAATTGGACAATTGGCCTATTCCAGGTGGAATTGAGCCAGAGAGACGGTTGGCGGACAAGCTAAGATGGGTGAGTCTCTTAAGGCTACCAATGGGGGAGGGGATGGTTCCATAAACCGAGTTGTTTGTAAGATCAAAGCTAAGAAGATGAGGGAGGGATGAGAAATTTAGATTCGAAAGTGTACCTCTCAATCCATAACTCTCAAGGTCAATATGAGTGATGACTCTGCCAGCCTTTTTGCAACCAATTCCAATCCATTTGCAGTGGTTGCTTCCGACAACCCATGAGGACAGGAGAGATTGGCTTTGGTTGTCAAGGCTAGCTTTCCATGCCAAGAGAGCCACTGCTTCCATTCCTTCTTCTCCAACTTCTTTCTTaggcgaagaagaagaaaaagcagtGGAATCGAAAGGAGAGACGAAAGCGAGGACGACGAAGAAGACAAAAAGACATTGGGATGGAACGAACAGGTCGGGAAGTGTCTTTGCTGGTAAAAGTTTCATTCTCGGTTTGATACGAAGAAGCTACGAGAGGCAGTTGGAATGAAGAGTTTTTAAGCGAATGGAGAAGTTTTTATAGAAAGAGTAAATAATTGCATGATAATCCTCTATTGCAAGAAAACCCAGATATCTGAGTTCGAAATTTGACAACGATCTTGGGGCCAGGCCACAATTAAGAAATCTCTTATGAATCCCCCAGTCATAGCGTGGATGACTTATCTTTAACCGGACCAGGGAGGGAAATAGTCGATCGGTGTATATAAGTTGGTCCGGACACCCCTACCCTGACcgttgaaacaaaaaaaaagaagaagtatttATCGAGCCAGTATATAATTGACCTCTATCACTTGGAGAATTCTTTGCAGGTTTGAATATTCTCATACAAGATCATCTTCTATGATGTACAAGTTGTCGACAGTGTAAAAGTCGATTTGCTAAATTTGTATAGTACCGGATACTTTTTAAATACTCTAGGTCGTGCAAGTTTTAGTAtcctttgaaatttgaaactgaAAAGTTTCCAACAGATTTGATCCCTCCCAACTTTTGAATCATTTCGCCACTCATTGCCT
This region includes:
- the LOC131306510 gene encoding probable leucine-rich repeat receptor-like protein kinase At1g35710 isoform X2 — encoded protein: MKLLPAKTLPDLFVPSQCLFVFFVVLAFVSPFDSTAFSSSSPKKEVGEEGMEAVALLAWKASLDNQSQSLLSSWVVGSNHCKWIGIGCKKAGRVITHIDLESYGLRGNKLSGSIPQELGGCMKLLNLSLSNNKLGENIPLELGQIHGLQSLDLGDNLLIGTIPQQIGAQQRLEMLNLSHNELSGSIPSSFVNLISLTSVDVSYNHLEGPLPHIRAFQEAPFEALRGNEGLCGNATGLKACELDGVPRKKEKKLVILIVLPTFGFLVLSLMVLGFCLCFSKKMKSTTNEPREVHNEDLFSIWSYDGKMMYETIIDATKNFSAKYCIGEGGCGTVYRAALPNGQIVAVKKLHSSSDGNSVNQKSFSSEISTLTAIKHHNIVKLYGFCSHPRHLFLVYEFLQGGSLQKVLASKEEAVEFDWNKRLDVVKGLADALSYMHHDCSPPIIHRDMSSKNVLLDSEYVAHISDFGTARFMKPDSTNWTSLAGTFGYTAPELAYTMEVNEK
- the LOC131306510 gene encoding probable leucine-rich repeat receptor-like protein kinase At1g35710 isoform X1, with the translated sequence MKLLPAKTLPDLFVPSQCLFVFFVVLAFVSPFDSTAFSSSSPKKEVGEEGMEAVALLAWKASLDNQSQSLLSSWVVGSNHCKWIGIGCKKAGRVITHIDLESYGLRGNKLSGSIPQELGGCMKLLNLSLSNNKLGENIPLELGQIHGLQSLDLGDNLLIGTIPQQIGAQQRLEMLNLSHNELSGSIPSSFVNLISLTSVDVSYNHLEGPLPHIRAFQEAPFEALRGNEGLCGNATGLKACELDGVPRKKEKKLVILIVLPTFGFLVLSLMVLGFCLCFSKKMKSTTNEPREVHNEDLFSIWSYDGKMMYETIIDATKNFSAKYCIGEGGCGTVYRAALPNGQIVAVKKLHSSSDGNSVNQKSFSSEISTLTAIKHHNIVKLYGFCSHPRHLFLVYEFLQGGSLQKVLASKEEAVEFDWNKRLDVVKGLADALSYMHHDCSPPIIHRDMSSKNVLLDSEYVAHISDFGTARFMKPDSTNWTSLAGTFGYTAPELAYTMEVNEKCDVYSFGVLTLEVIMGEHPGDFISSLSSSSSLSSSSKTGHGILFKDVLDQHLLPPTNQMAEQIVVAAKVAFACLNARPLSRPTMQQVARTMSNPRPSLQNQLHMITLGELVGANSFTS